From the genome of Candidatus Cloacimonadota bacterium:
ATCATCTTCTACAAAACGATCTGGATTTGCTTTCGAGCACAAGCTTTACCATGTGTGCCGGATTGGATGAGGCAGGGAGGGGTGCTTTGGCGGGACCGGTTGTAGTTGCTGCTGTTGTATTAGATTATCATGTCGATTTGCCTGCATTAAACGATTCTAAAAAGCTTACAGCAAGGCAAAGGAAGAAGCTTTACTCAGAGATAGTGTCTTCTGCCATCTGTTATTCAATTGCCGCTATTCCTGCAAAAACGATAGATAGAGTAAACATCCTGCAAGCTACGTTACTGGGCTTCAAAAAAGCTTTTTTTAAGCTTGAACCCAAAGCACAATATGCGCTGGTAGATGGTAAAGATATTCCTTCCACAATACCAGGCAGG
Proteins encoded in this window:
- a CDS encoding ribonuclease HII, which produces HLLQNDLDLLSSTSFTMCAGLDEAGRGALAGPVVVAAVVLDYHVDLPALNDSKKLTARQRKKLYSEIVSSAICYSIAAIPAKTIDRVNILQATLLGFKKAFFKLEPKAQYALVDGKDIPSTIPGRAVIKGDSRQACIAAASVLAKVYRDRLMIEMDKLYPEYSFAQHKGYGTKAHYEALNSFGACKEHRKTFRLH